Proteins from a genomic interval of Rhizobium leguminosarum:
- a CDS encoding TIM barrel protein, producing MTTILKTSPFTLAVCAEMVFRSLPVLDRLKRITELGFQAEIWDWTKHDIKAIAKSSATFSSMTGYITGTLADDDGAEELLRTARQSIPVAKELNCPRLNLHGTGLDGQGLPVVKSEVVTGAMWLKAADTLNRIADLGEEEGVTFVLENLNEAVDHPKTPFAKAADTLALVAAVNRPSLKLNLDLYHAQIGEGNLIELCRTALPHIGEIQVADVPGRKEPGTGEINYPGIARALNEMGYRGTIGMEAWPSGDDELALSRFRDAFSL from the coding sequence ATGACCACAATCCTAAAAACCTCGCCTTTCACGCTCGCAGTCTGCGCTGAAATGGTGTTTCGCTCCCTGCCCGTTCTTGATCGGCTGAAACGGATCACAGAACTCGGCTTCCAGGCGGAAATCTGGGACTGGACGAAACACGATATCAAGGCGATCGCAAAGTCCAGCGCCACTTTCTCGTCGATGACGGGCTATATCACCGGCACGCTGGCAGACGATGACGGCGCGGAGGAGTTGCTACGCACCGCGCGCCAGTCGATCCCGGTGGCAAAAGAGCTGAATTGCCCACGCCTCAACTTGCATGGGACGGGGCTCGATGGACAGGGCCTGCCCGTCGTCAAGTCCGAGGTCGTCACCGGCGCCATGTGGCTGAAGGCGGCCGATACGCTAAATCGCATCGCTGATCTCGGCGAGGAGGAAGGCGTTACCTTCGTCCTCGAAAACCTGAACGAGGCTGTTGACCATCCAAAGACGCCGTTTGCCAAGGCCGCCGACACACTTGCATTGGTCGCGGCCGTCAACCGGCCGTCGCTGAAGCTCAACCTCGATCTTTACCACGCACAGATCGGTGAGGGGAACTTGATCGAGCTTTGCCGCACCGCTCTTCCACATATCGGTGAAATCCAGGTCGCCGACGTTCCCGGCCGCAAGGAGCCGGGCACCGGCGAAATCAACTATCCGGGAATTGCACGCGCACTGAACGAGATGGGCTACCGCGGGACGATCGGCATGGAAGCCTGGCCATCCGGCGATGACGAGCTGGCGCTTTCCCGTTTCCGCGACGCGTTTTCCCTCTGA
- a CDS encoding ATP-binding cassette domain-containing protein has protein sequence MTGNQSETAPPVIEVKNIVKHYGSVIALSGVSMKVSRGEVLCLLGDNGAGKSTLIKTLSGVVRPSGGDFLVEGKPVAFTSPRDALDAGIATVYQDLAMIPLMSITRNFFMGREPVKGIPPFRHVDFKYCSEVTREEMHKIGIDIRDPNQAVGTLSGGERQCVAIARAVYFGAKVLILDEPTSALGVAQTSMVLKYIHQVQQKGLGVIFITHNVRHAFAVGNRFTVLNRGKTLGTFDKSEICLEELQNLMAGGKELQVISHELGGTI, from the coding sequence ATGACTGGTAACCAATCAGAAACCGCTCCGCCCGTCATTGAAGTCAAAAATATCGTCAAGCACTACGGCTCCGTCATTGCTCTCTCGGGCGTTTCGATGAAGGTGTCGCGGGGCGAGGTGCTCTGCCTGCTTGGCGACAACGGGGCCGGGAAATCCACACTCATCAAGACGCTCTCGGGTGTGGTCCGTCCCTCGGGCGGTGATTTCCTGGTTGAGGGCAAACCGGTCGCATTCACCAGTCCGCGCGATGCACTCGATGCTGGCATCGCGACCGTCTATCAGGATCTGGCGATGATCCCGCTGATGTCGATCACGCGAAACTTCTTCATGGGACGCGAACCCGTAAAGGGCATTCCTCCGTTTCGCCATGTCGATTTCAAGTATTGCAGCGAGGTGACTCGCGAGGAGATGCACAAGATCGGCATCGATATCCGCGACCCGAACCAGGCGGTCGGGACCCTTTCCGGCGGCGAGCGGCAATGTGTGGCGATCGCCCGGGCCGTTTATTTCGGAGCTAAGGTGCTCATCCTCGATGAGCCGACGTCCGCATTGGGTGTCGCCCAGACCTCCATGGTGCTGAAGTACATCCATCAGGTCCAGCAGAAGGGCCTTGGTGTGATCTTCATTACACACAATGTCCGCCACGCCTTTGCAGTTGGCAATCGTTTCACGGTTCTCAATCGTGGAAAGACGCTCGGCACCTTCGACAAGAGCGAGATTTGTCTCGAGGAACTGCAGAACCTCATGGCCGGCGGCAAGGAATTGCAAGTGATTTCTCACGAGCTCGGCGGGACGATCTGA
- a CDS encoding ABC transporter permease, with product MAPIEQKIGDASNSDERIKQVGFLTHMMRRPELGAVAGLILVVTFFFLTADRSMFSLSGVMTILAPASQLGILAIAAALLMIGGEFDLSIGSMVAFAGLIFGAALTNFGQPLWISIIITMLLAAAMGAVNGQIVIRTRLPSFIVTLAFLFILRGLTLVGLKWATGGSTQLRGIGEVVGDGPLKRLFSGVAFQDLFSWLAAHGLIEKFDNGVPKVTGVPVSVVWFIAIAGLATWVLLRTRSGNWIFAAGGDPNAARNSGVPVDRVKTGLFALTACAAALVAIITVLDAGSTDARRGFQKEFEAIIAAVIGGCLLTGGYGSAIGAFFGAIIFGLVSIGLTYTKFDSDWFQVFLGSMLLLAVLFNNFIRRKVTGER from the coding sequence ATGGCTCCGATCGAGCAAAAAATAGGAGATGCGTCAAACTCAGACGAGCGCATCAAACAGGTGGGCTTTCTCACACATATGATGCGTCGGCCCGAGCTCGGTGCGGTTGCTGGCCTCATCCTGGTGGTGACGTTCTTCTTTCTTACCGCAGACCGCTCGATGTTTTCGCTTTCAGGTGTGATGACGATCCTGGCCCCGGCCTCACAGCTGGGAATTCTCGCCATTGCGGCAGCTCTGCTGATGATTGGTGGCGAGTTCGATCTTTCGATCGGCTCGATGGTCGCGTTCGCGGGCCTGATCTTCGGTGCGGCCCTGACCAATTTCGGCCAACCGCTCTGGATTTCCATTATCATCACGATGCTGCTTGCAGCCGCCATGGGCGCGGTGAACGGACAGATCGTGATCAGGACACGGTTGCCGTCGTTCATCGTCACGCTTGCCTTCCTCTTTATTTTGCGGGGTCTAACCCTTGTTGGCCTGAAATGGGCGACAGGCGGCTCAACGCAGCTTCGCGGCATCGGTGAGGTCGTCGGCGACGGCCCCTTGAAGCGCTTGTTCTCAGGCGTCGCCTTCCAGGATCTTTTCAGCTGGCTTGCAGCCCATGGCCTGATCGAGAAGTTCGACAACGGCGTTCCAAAAGTCACGGGCGTGCCGGTGTCCGTGGTCTGGTTCATCGCCATTGCCGGGCTCGCCACCTGGGTTCTTCTGCGCACCCGCAGCGGAAACTGGATTTTTGCCGCCGGCGGCGATCCCAATGCGGCAAGAAACTCCGGCGTACCGGTCGATCGCGTGAAGACGGGGCTCTTCGCGCTCACGGCCTGCGCCGCCGCGCTTGTGGCCATCATCACAGTGTTGGACGCCGGCTCGACGGACGCGCGTCGTGGCTTTCAGAAGGAATTCGAGGCGATCATCGCTGCCGTGATTGGCGGATGTCTGCTGACCGGTGGTTATGGTTCGGCGATCGGCGCCTTCTTTGGCGCCATCATCTTCGGTCTCGTCTCGATCGGCCTGACCTACACGAAGTTCGACTCGGACTGGTTCCAGGTGTTCCTTGGCTCCATGCTGCTGCTGGCCGTTCTCTTCAACAATTTCATTCGACGCAAAGTGACAGGGGAGCGCTGA
- a CDS encoding sugar ABC transporter substrate-binding protein, giving the protein MKSFLRKIVLGAAVVGALGAASGVAIAQDINIIAVTHGQANDPFWSVVKNGVSAGAKDAGVSIDYRAPETFDMVAMSQLIDAAVNQKPAGLIVSIPDSSALGPSIQKAVAAGIPVISINSGSDVSKSLGALLHVGQDEYNAGKAAGEKLKEMGGKVAICVNQEVGNVSLDQRCKGFSDGFAGAVTVLPVSNDPADVRAKVKAALSSNSDIDTVMALGASTAGEPSLAAVADAGMTGKIKVATFDLSADFLKAVASGEAAFAIDQQQFLQGYLPVVFLANYAKYGLIPGGNVPSGPNLITKEKAAQVVELSAKGIR; this is encoded by the coding sequence ATGAAATCGTTTCTTCGTAAAATCGTGCTGGGCGCTGCCGTGGTTGGAGCGCTTGGCGCTGCATCCGGCGTTGCCATCGCACAGGATATCAACATCATCGCCGTAACGCACGGCCAGGCCAACGACCCCTTCTGGTCCGTCGTCAAGAACGGAGTGAGCGCCGGTGCCAAGGATGCCGGTGTCAGCATCGATTATCGCGCACCGGAAACCTTCGACATGGTGGCCATGAGCCAGCTGATCGACGCAGCCGTCAACCAGAAGCCAGCCGGTCTGATCGTCTCGATCCCGGATTCGTCCGCCTTGGGCCCGTCGATACAAAAGGCTGTCGCCGCCGGCATTCCGGTCATTTCCATCAATTCCGGCTCCGATGTCTCGAAGTCACTCGGAGCGCTTCTCCATGTCGGCCAGGACGAATACAACGCCGGCAAGGCAGCGGGTGAAAAGCTCAAGGAAATGGGCGGCAAGGTTGCCATCTGCGTCAACCAGGAAGTCGGCAACGTCTCCCTCGATCAGCGTTGCAAGGGCTTTTCCGATGGTTTTGCGGGTGCCGTTACGGTCCTACCCGTCTCCAACGATCCGGCCGACGTTCGGGCCAAGGTGAAGGCGGCGCTCAGCTCGAATTCCGACATCGACACCGTTATGGCGCTTGGCGCAAGCACGGCCGGTGAGCCGTCGCTGGCAGCCGTTGCCGATGCCGGCATGACCGGCAAGATCAAGGTTGCGACCTTCGACCTTTCGGCGGACTTCTTGAAGGCTGTCGCATCCGGTGAAGCCGCTTTCGCCATCGATCAGCAGCAGTTCCTCCAAGGTTATCTGCCTGTCGTCTTTCTCGCAAACTATGCGAAATACGGCCTGATCCCCGGCGGCAATGTGCCTTCCGGTCCTAACCTGATCACCAAGGAAAAGGCAGCCCAGGTCGTCGAACTGTCGGCAAAGGGCATTCGCTAA
- a CDS encoding LacI family DNA-binding transcriptional regulator, which translates to MKRATAQNVAMEAGVSKWTVIRAFTPGASITEASKAKVLEAAERLNYRPNLLARSLATNSTHQVAVLVDDFANPHKLPFLEKLTASLQAEGLVTMLININQHYNHVHAILNADQRQVDAIVLFGTAFRDEMLTDHKLGRAGPPMFVLARDSQIEGVPAISCDAVVAIAEIGRHLLERGYRRPGFMAGARTLSTALGRRRNFKEFWRTALGVKLVEMSAERYSAEAGAQAARDYLSKVAPEDRIDVLMCENDALAFGAMDVARSEFGLRVPDDLAIVGFDNAAPAASPAYGLTTYEQPTDQMVKAAIDMILERAPRETVNFHGKLVVRDSA; encoded by the coding sequence ATGAAGCGAGCGACGGCGCAAAACGTGGCGATGGAGGCCGGCGTTTCAAAGTGGACGGTCATCCGCGCATTTACGCCGGGTGCATCGATCACGGAAGCAAGCAAAGCCAAAGTGCTGGAGGCGGCAGAGCGGCTCAATTATCGGCCGAACCTCTTGGCTAGAAGCCTTGCCACCAATTCCACACATCAGGTCGCGGTTCTCGTTGATGACTTCGCAAACCCGCACAAGCTTCCGTTTCTTGAAAAACTGACCGCCAGCCTGCAGGCGGAGGGGCTCGTGACCATGTTGATCAATATCAATCAACACTACAACCACGTGCACGCCATATTGAATGCCGACCAGCGGCAGGTTGATGCGATCGTGCTCTTTGGTACGGCGTTTCGGGACGAGATGTTGACAGATCATAAGCTGGGACGCGCTGGGCCTCCGATGTTTGTTCTCGCTCGAGATAGCCAGATCGAAGGTGTTCCTGCTATTTCCTGCGATGCGGTCGTGGCGATTGCCGAGATCGGCAGGCACCTATTGGAAAGGGGGTATCGGAGACCGGGATTTATGGCCGGGGCGCGTACATTGTCTACGGCGCTTGGCAGGCGGAGAAACTTTAAGGAGTTCTGGCGAACCGCTCTCGGCGTCAAGCTCGTCGAGATGTCTGCCGAGCGCTACAGCGCAGAAGCCGGCGCGCAGGCCGCCCGGGACTATCTGTCCAAAGTCGCGCCGGAAGACCGGATCGATGTTCTCATGTGCGAAAACGATGCTCTCGCGTTTGGAGCGATGGATGTTGCCCGAAGCGAGTTCGGGTTACGTGTTCCGGACGATCTCGCCATTGTGGGCTTCGACAACGCTGCCCCAGCAGCGTCACCGGCATACGGCCTTACAACCTACGAGCAACCCACCGACCAGATGGTCAAAGCGGCAATAGACATGATTCTGGAAAGAGCGCCGAGGGAGACGGTTAACTTCCACGGCAAACTCGTTGTGAGAGATTCGGCCTGA
- a CDS encoding ISNCY family transposase — MRQERTVQANIFDLFAEHEIGRELKAMSQWLDEHRDLLGLVAQDLRRHGVKETGREGLPAEAVLRCALLKQHRQLSYEELAFHLEDSASFRAFARLPWGWNPKKSVLHKTISAIRAGTFEAINRVLLTSARQDKVERGKVVRIDSTVTSALMHEPSDSSLLWDCVRVMVRLLQQAASLGSAISWHDHCRAAKKRSRAIQFTRGRPKRVQHYRALVRITRTTLSYLEQAAAQLPLAAGPAVELWQAQLRHYKPLIERIIAQTERRVLAGEAVPAGDKLVSLFEPHADIIVKGSRDVEYGHKINLTTGTSGLILDLVVETGNPADSERLLPMLERHIGIWGEAPRQAAADGGYASRDNLSRAKAWGICDMAFHKKCGLRIEDMVKSRWVYRKLRNFRAGIEAGISCLKRAYGLGRCTWRGLDHFKAYVWSSVVAYNLALFARLRPT, encoded by the coding sequence ATGCGCCAAGAACGCACCGTCCAAGCCAATATATTCGATCTTTTCGCCGAACACGAGATCGGCCGCGAGCTGAAAGCCATGTCGCAATGGCTGGATGAGCATCGTGATCTGCTCGGGCTGGTAGCGCAGGACCTGCGCCGCCACGGCGTCAAGGAGACCGGCCGCGAGGGCCTGCCGGCGGAGGCCGTGCTGCGTTGCGCCCTGCTCAAACAACACCGTCAGTTGAGTTATGAGGAGTTGGCCTTTCATCTGGAAGATTCCGCCTCGTTCCGGGCCTTTGCCCGGCTGCCGTGGGGGTGGAACCCGAAGAAGTCGGTCTTGCACAAGACGATCAGCGCGATCCGGGCCGGGACCTTTGAAGCGATCAATCGCGTGCTGTTGACGAGCGCCCGGCAGGACAAGGTGGAACGCGGCAAGGTCGTGCGCATCGACAGCACCGTCACTTCGGCGCTGATGCACGAACCGAGCGACAGTAGTCTTTTGTGGGACTGCGTGCGGGTGATGGTGCGGCTGTTGCAGCAGGCGGCTTCCTTGGGCAGCGCCATCTCATGGCACGATCACTGCCGCGCGGCGAAGAAGCGATCCCGGGCGATCCAATTTACCCGCGGTCGTCCGAAACGAGTTCAGCACTATCGCGCGCTGGTCAGGATCACGCGCACCACCTTGAGCTATCTCGAACAGGCGGCGGCGCAACTGCCCTTGGCGGCGGGCCCGGCGGTCGAACTCTGGCAGGCCCAACTCCGCCACTATAAGCCGCTGATCGAACGGATCATCGCCCAGACCGAGCGGCGGGTCCTGGCCGGCGAGGCGGTGCCGGCTGGCGACAAGCTGGTCAGTTTGTTCGAGCCGCATGCCGACATCATCGTCAAAGGCAGCCGCGACGTCGAGTATGGCCATAAGATCAATTTGACCACCGGCACAAGCGGGCTGATCCTCGACCTCGTCGTCGAAACCGGCAACCCGGCCGACAGCGAGCGCTTGCTGCCGATGCTGGAACGCCACATCGGCATCTGGGGCGAGGCGCCGCGTCAGGCGGCGGCCGACGGCGGCTATGCCAGCCGCGATAATTTGAGCCGAGCCAAAGCCTGGGGCATCTGCGACATGGCCTTCCACAAGAAGTGCGGCCTCAGGATCGAAGACATGGTCAAGAGCCGCTGGGTCTATCGCAAGCTGCGCAACTTCCGCGCCGGCATCGAGGCCGGCATCTCCTGCCTCAAACGCGCCTACGGCTTGGGGCGCTGCACCTGGCGTGGGCTCGACCACTTCAAGGCTTATGTCTGGTCCTCGGTGGTCGCATACAATCTCGCCCTCTTCGCCCGCCTCAGGCCGACCTGA
- a CDS encoding NADPH-dependent F420 reductase encodes MKIGIFGTGNIGGTLARKLAAAGHDVRITNSKPSEKLNAFAANIGATPVDAQGVVDGADMIILSIPFPAVAELPQDLFANLPANVPVVDTGNYYPGMRDPHIAAIDDGLPESVWVSNKIGRGVIKAFNNILAATLADGGRPVGAPDRIAAAVAGDDEAQKRIVMGIVDEVGFDPVDSGSLDESWRQQPSTPVYCCDWNVEETRKALARAVKGKAAATRDKLPEQFAALGPNPKHADVIASNRENNAPA; translated from the coding sequence ATGAAAATCGGCATCTTTGGCACCGGCAATATCGGCGGTACCCTCGCACGCAAGCTCGCCGCTGCAGGGCATGATGTCAGGATCACCAATTCAAAACCCTCCGAAAAGCTCAACGCATTCGCTGCTAACATCGGCGCGACCCCGGTTGATGCACAGGGCGTGGTGGATGGCGCTGATATGATCATCTTATCGATCCCATTCCCGGCCGTTGCAGAGCTTCCGCAGGATCTATTCGCAAATCTTCCCGCCAACGTCCCGGTCGTAGATACGGGCAACTACTATCCTGGCATGCGCGATCCGCACATTGCCGCGATCGACGACGGATTGCCGGAAAGCGTCTGGGTTTCGAACAAGATTGGCCGCGGCGTTATCAAGGCCTTCAACAACATTCTGGCTGCGACCCTTGCCGATGGCGGGCGTCCGGTCGGTGCACCCGATCGCATTGCAGCGGCCGTTGCGGGTGACGATGAGGCTCAGAAAAGAATCGTAATGGGCATCGTGGACGAGGTTGGTTTCGATCCCGTCGATTCTGGGTCTCTCGATGAGTCCTGGCGCCAACAGCCATCGACGCCCGTCTATTGCTGCGACTGGAACGTCGAGGAGACGCGCAAGGCGCTCGCTCGGGCTGTCAAGGGAAAGGCCGCAGCAACGCGGGATAAATTGCCCGAACAATTCGCGGCACTCGGCCCCAATCCAAAGCACGCCGATGTCATCGCCTCCAATCGGGAGAACAATGCCCCGGCGTAA
- a CDS encoding winged helix-turn-helix transcriptional regulator: MRTEHDWNCQDPEQRKVWAAATSEALRVLEGKWKTVIICQLFAAHGPLRFSELERRVDGVNQKMLIQQLKELEKDGIIMRTVYPEVPPRVEYSLSGLGVALGPAMEALIDWALLRRAGIRGD; this comes from the coding sequence ATGCGGACTGAACACGACTGGAACTGCCAGGATCCCGAGCAGCGAAAGGTATGGGCTGCGGCGACCAGTGAGGCGCTGCGGGTTCTCGAGGGCAAGTGGAAGACTGTCATCATCTGCCAACTCTTTGCAGCGCATGGTCCCCTCCGCTTTTCTGAGTTGGAACGGCGTGTCGACGGCGTGAACCAGAAAATGCTCATCCAGCAACTGAAGGAGCTTGAGAAAGACGGAATAATCATGCGAACCGTCTATCCGGAGGTGCCTCCCCGGGTAGAGTACAGCTTAAGCGGCCTTGGCGTCGCGCTGGGTCCGGCGATGGAAGCTCTGATTGACTGGGCATTACTGCGGCGCGCTGGCATACGTGGTGACTGA
- a CDS encoding LysR substrate-binding domain-containing protein: MDTAWLLDLRALAETLNFSRAAEMRNITQPAFGRRIKAFEEWSGSVLVDRSTHRIIITPAGEIMLDAANDILQRIERATHDLSQERSATATLTFAATHALSFTFFPGWVQSLGSSVATVPIRLLSDNMNECEKMMAEGRAQFLLCHFHPNSEIRLHEADFKHVELASDILLPVAQRGKEGAPIHKLPGTPEIPVPHISFDEKSGMGRILAANLSPVESELHLVRVFTSHLAMVLKALALEGKGVAWIPRSLASSELEPEGKLAVAGDERWMVPVKIVLIRSRTRMTELAEKFWMTVESASKRTPV; the protein is encoded by the coding sequence ATGGATACTGCCTGGCTTTTAGATTTGCGAGCTCTCGCCGAGACCCTCAATTTTTCAAGAGCGGCGGAGATGCGTAATATTACGCAGCCCGCTTTTGGTCGTCGGATAAAGGCTTTTGAAGAGTGGAGCGGATCCGTTCTGGTCGATCGATCGACGCACCGCATCATCATTACGCCTGCTGGCGAAATCATGCTGGATGCCGCAAATGATATTCTTCAAAGGATCGAAAGGGCGACCCACGACCTGAGCCAGGAACGATCCGCCACTGCGACCCTAACGTTTGCGGCGACGCACGCTCTATCCTTCACCTTTTTCCCTGGTTGGGTGCAAAGTCTGGGCTCATCGGTAGCAACGGTGCCGATCCGGCTTCTTTCCGACAATATGAATGAGTGCGAAAAGATGATGGCGGAAGGCAGAGCTCAGTTTCTGCTCTGCCACTTCCATCCGAACAGCGAAATTCGTCTGCATGAAGCCGACTTCAAGCATGTGGAACTGGCCAGCGACATTCTTCTCCCCGTTGCTCAAAGAGGTAAGGAGGGCGCGCCAATCCATAAATTGCCCGGTACACCGGAGATTCCCGTCCCTCATATATCGTTTGACGAGAAATCGGGAATGGGTCGAATATTGGCGGCCAACCTTTCGCCGGTCGAGAGCGAATTGCATCTGGTTCGCGTCTTCACATCGCATTTGGCAATGGTCTTGAAAGCGCTGGCACTTGAGGGAAAAGGCGTGGCCTGGATACCGCGCAGCCTTGCCAGTTCTGAGCTGGAACCAGAAGGGAAACTGGCAGTGGCCGGCGACGAACGGTGGATGGTGCCGGTCAAGATCGTACTCATCCGATCCAGGACCCGGATGACGGAGTTAGCTGAGAAATTCTGGATGACAGTCGAAAGTGCATCGAAGCGAACGCCAGTTTGA
- a CDS encoding IS481 family transposase gives MGQVLHGSATTTEAIRRAIQNSEESLRALSKRYGVNQKTIAKWKRRTSLADLPTGPKDPHSTILSLEEEAVIVAFRRHTLLPLDDCLYALQPTIPHLTRSSLHRCLQRHGISRLPEVKGDKEPKKKFKSYPIGYFHVDIAEVQTAEGKLYLFVAIDRTSKFAFAELYAKAGKMNAAQFLRNLIAAVPYTIHTILTDNGIQFTNRACDQNAFQHIFDRVCEEYEIEHRLTKVKHPWTNGQVERMNRTIKEATVKRFHYDDHAQLKKHLADFIDAYNFGRRLKTLKGLTPYEFICKRWTSEPDRFIIDPIHQMPGLNR, from the coding sequence ATGGGCCAGGTTCTACACGGGAGCGCCACAACGACAGAGGCAATCCGTCGAGCAATACAAAATAGTGAAGAGAGCCTGAGAGCGCTTTCAAAGCGGTATGGGGTCAATCAGAAGACAATAGCCAAATGGAAGAGACGGACATCATTGGCCGATCTTCCGACAGGCCCGAAGGACCCGCATTCGACAATCCTCTCCCTTGAAGAAGAAGCCGTCATCGTCGCCTTTCGCAGGCATACATTGCTGCCTCTTGATGACTGCCTCTATGCCCTTCAACCGACGATCCCGCATCTGACACGTTCGTCCCTGCACAGGTGTCTGCAGCGCCACGGCATTTCACGCCTGCCGGAAGTGAAAGGCGACAAAGAACCGAAGAAAAAGTTCAAAAGCTACCCGATCGGCTACTTCCACGTCGATATTGCCGAGGTGCAGACGGCTGAGGGCAAGCTCTATCTCTTCGTGGCGATTGATCGCACGTCCAAGTTCGCCTTCGCTGAGCTCTATGCCAAAGCTGGCAAGATGAATGCCGCCCAGTTCCTGCGCAACCTGATCGCGGCGGTGCCCTACACCATCCATACTATCCTGACCGATAATGGCATCCAGTTCACCAACCGGGCCTGTGACCAAAATGCCTTCCAGCACATCTTCGACCGAGTCTGTGAGGAATACGAGATCGAGCATCGCCTGACAAAGGTTAAGCACCCATGGACCAATGGGCAGGTCGAGCGGATGAACCGGACGATCAAGGAAGCGACTGTCAAGCGCTTCCACTACGACGATCACGCACAACTGAAAAAGCATCTCGCCGACTTCATCGACGCCTACAATTTTGGGCGCAGGCTCAAGACACTAAAGGGCCTCACCCCCTACGAGTTCATCTGCAAAAGGTGGACTTCCGAGCCAGATCGATTCATCATCGATCCTATCCATCAAATGCCGGGACTAAACAGGTAG
- a CDS encoding tripartite tricarboxylate transporter substrate-binding protein — MGLVSDAPMTVIARNEFPPVTFQELIAYIKQNGTKVTYAHAGIGAASHLCGTLFMATIGTQMTTVPYKGNGPIMTDLIGGQIDMTCDQATNTVGPISQKQVKAYAITGEERADTLPDLPTTTEAGLPEFKLGVWHGLYAPKGTPEDAVDKLTSALQAAMDDAVLKERFAQIATMPATKEQATQEALRIKLDTEIKRWDPIIKAAGQFAD, encoded by the coding sequence ATCGGCCTCGTCAGCGACGCTCCGATGACGGTCATCGCGCGCAACGAATTTCCCCCCGTGACATTTCAGGAACTCATTGCATACATCAAGCAGAACGGCACCAAAGTAACCTATGCCCATGCCGGGATCGGAGCAGCATCGCATCTCTGTGGCACGTTGTTCATGGCAACGATCGGAACGCAGATGACGACAGTTCCCTACAAAGGAAATGGCCCGATCATGACGGATTTGATCGGTGGCCAGATCGATATGACCTGTGACCAAGCGACCAACACGGTCGGGCCGATTTCGCAGAAGCAAGTCAAGGCCTACGCGATCACCGGAGAAGAACGGGCTGACACACTACCCGATCTGCCGACGACGACCGAGGCAGGATTGCCTGAATTCAAACTCGGGGTCTGGCACGGCCTGTACGCACCCAAAGGCACGCCCGAGGACGCCGTGGACAAGCTGACGTCTGCTCTTCAGGCTGCAATGGACGACGCTGTCCTGAAAGAACGCTTCGCGCAGATCGCGACCATGCCGGCGACCAAGGAACAGGCCACCCAGGAAGCGCTCCGCATCAAGCTCGACACCGAAATCAAACGGTGGGATCCCATCATCAAGGCTGCCGGTCAGTTTGCAGATTAA
- a CDS encoding tripartite tricarboxylate transporter TctB family protein, whose amino-acid sequence MDIKNIAASGTLLAVGIGFGISSIFAMDVGSALRMGPGYFPLILSIVITVIGVAIGIKALTETETFRPQIAPLRALAAIIVAPILFGLTVRGLGFVPAVALTTLSAASAAGGQRPLVVLAITLGITVFCLGVFYYGLGLPVRLIGPWLGV is encoded by the coding sequence ATGGATATCAAGAACATTGCCGCCTCCGGCACGCTGCTGGCTGTGGGGATCGGGTTTGGCATTTCGTCCATATTTGCAATGGACGTCGGATCGGCGCTCCGGATGGGGCCGGGCTATTTCCCCCTGATACTGTCGATCGTCATAACGGTGATCGGGGTCGCTATCGGCATAAAAGCACTCACGGAGACCGAAACGTTTCGGCCGCAGATCGCACCCTTGCGGGCTCTGGCCGCGATCATCGTCGCGCCTATCCTGTTCGGCCTTACCGTCCGTGGCCTGGGGTTCGTTCCGGCGGTGGCGCTCACCACACTGTCTGCCGCATCCGCGGCGGGAGGGCAAAGACCGCTCGTCGTTCTTGCCATCACTCTCGGCATCACCGTGTTCTGTCTGGGCGTCTTCTATTATGGCCTCGGGCTGCCCGTCCGTCTCATCGGCCCCTGGCTGGGAGTTTAG